CTCTTTATTACTACCAGATTGAAAATAACCGGATAATTATTGAGGATCACCGCGATATTGTCACCCTGATTGATGTGTTGTTACCGGAATACGAACGGAATAACCAATCTCCCTCCGCTCTTTATTATTACAAAGCACGAATGATTGAAGATCCGGATCAAAAAAGAGAAATAATCGACAAGTGCATCAGGAAAGCCGAAGAAGGTTCATCAGCCCGGTTAAGCAAAATACTGGTTATGGCAAACCTCGACAAAGTAATTTATTATGGATATAAGGATCAAGTAGAAAAATGCCAGCAATCGCTCAACATTACTAAAACATTTAATAAAAGTAGTTTAACTACAGAATATACCTATTGTATCCTTGCATTGAAAGGATATACAACAAAAAAGTACAGAAGAAGCCTGGAATATTGTCAGAAGGCACTTATAGCAGGCTCTGAAGGTTTCAATGATACATCCATCTATGTAAATCCTGAACCGAATCAGATAAAGCCGTTTTACACGATGATTGACGTACTTACCTCAAAGGCATTTTTTCTCACCCGGTTTAATACAGATGATCTCACAAACGATATTTACGCCGTTGAGGCTAATGAGCTTGCATTAAAACTTATGGACCGGTTTGCAGTTGACATGGAACATGAATATGAGGGGTTATCAATGGTGGATGACAGGAAAAAAACACTTAATAATACGGTGATATATGCAAAATACCTGTTCGATTACTTACGTAAACAGGAGTATCTTGAAAGAGCATTCTATGCATCTGAAAAAAGCAAAATGAGAATCCTGCTGGCCGGAACAGTGCGTGATCAAAACATGAAAGAAGCAGGTATCCCTGACTCCCTATTGATCAAATATACAAAGCTGAAAAATAATATAAGTCAGGCTGAACATGAAATAAGCCTGCTTCAGAAAGAGAATAAGAAAATACCCTATATTTTAACAGAACGATTGACAGGATACTATAATCTTCGTGACGATCTCAATTATACTTTAAAAGCAAATTATCCTCGTTATGAGAAATTAAGGTATAATGACGGGTCTGTAAAAATAAAAGATATAGTAAAATATCTTGCCCCTGACGAAGCGTTCATTGAATATCACCTGGCCTATACGGGACTTTATACATTTCTAATTACAAAGGATACGTTTCTTGTGCACCATGACGTTATTGATAACACTTTTATTAAACAGCTTAATAGTCTTAGAAAATACATAATCACGAATCCTTTGAATCAAAAAGGAGATGATCTCAGGGACTTTATTAAAACCTCATCCTGGCTTTACAGCTATCTTATAGCACCTATTTATAAAGACATTTCCGGTAAACGGCTCATTATAGTTCCCGGAGATAATCTGACCCAGATTCCGTTCGAAGTACTTTTATCAAAGCCCGATACTTCAATCAGAAATTACAGGGATTTACCTTACCTGGTAAAGGAATTTCCGATCTCATACGCCTATTCATCCGCTTTTCTGATAAATGATAATTCCGGGGATAAACACGGAAAAGGAATGGGTATATTTATACCCGACTATAGTAAATTACATAATGACAGCCTTTTCGCCGATCTGGCCGGAGCTCGGTTTGAAGCCTCTTTTTTAAAGAAATACAAAGGATCACGACTTTTCAAAAACAGGAATGCTACAGAAACCGCATTTAAGAAAAAGGCTCCCGGCTTCAATATACTGCATATTGCCGCCCATACGGATATAGACAGCATTCAGTCAGGTCTGTCATGCTTTATACTGGATGGAGCAACAGACACCACGGATGACGGGAGGTTATATTCTTATGAAATCAATGAGTCGCAACTGAATGCCCACCTGGTGGTTCTTAGCGGATGCAGCACCGGTTATGGGAGGCTTATGTTTAGTGAAGGACTTGTAAGCCTGGCCCGTAGTTTCTTTTATACTGGTGTTCGAACCGTAGTGTTTACCTTATGGAATATAGCCGATGATGCAGGTTCAAAAATTTCAACAGGATTTTATGGACAGATGTCTGAACATCAATCCCTTGATATAGCCATGCGGAATGCCAAACTGGAATACCTTGAGAACGCCGATCCTTTAAAGTCGCACCCTTACTACTGGGCCGGGTATATAGTATTGGGCAGGACTCAGTCGATTGAACTGCATAAATCCAGGCACATCGGATGGATTGCAGGAATTGCCGGAGCTTCGCTCCTTATTTCACTAGTTATAATAATGAGAAGAAAACGGAAGATCAGTCTGAAAGCTTCGTGAGAATTTCCTTTGCCTTGCCTGAATAATACCCGTTGTTCTGTTCAATTTGTTTAAAGACAGTTTCCGCTTCAGGCAGTCTGTCGTTTTTAAGCAATGCCAGGGCAAGGTACCAGTCGCGTTGTTCGCTTAACAGATTATCCCACTGTGCCGGTATTTGCCTGAATGAGACCACTGCCTCGTTCATCGAATTTTGAGCCATCAATGTAAGGCCCTTATAAAACAGGGCTACATAATTGTCGGGCTGTGCGGCAATAACCTGGTCGAGGTTTGTAAGCGCCTCCTGAAAATTACCTTTTGCATATTGAGTCACAGATTGGTCCAAGCGCGTCTGAATGTCCTGGGCCGAACGGGTAGCTACATCTGCATTGTACTGTGTGTAATACAGCTTATAAATACGGTCATTTTCAGCAACAAAAACGGTGAATTTTAATACTACTGCTAATGCAACTACAAAAACAGAAGCAGCGGCAATTCTGAAAACCGGAGAAGAAAAGAATGTTTTTCGACCGTCTTTGGTGTATTGCCGGCCGATTTTTTGTACCAGGCCGTTAAAGTTTGCCAGTTTCCTGTCAGCAATGGCTTCATTCACTTCTTTGTGTAACTCGATAAGATCTTTAAACGAACTGTCGGTGGAAGCCATTCTTTCAACCTCTTCACATTCACCAGGGGTAAGTGAATGTTCAAGGTACTCTTCAATCAGTTTGGTGGTTTGCATGGTTGATTAAATGATGATCATACGCTGATCGTATACTGTTTATAAGTGTGAGTTTACAACGGTATCTCCTGTTTTTTGTATGTTGTTCGGTTTTATAACCCATCTGATTCGTTATTTGAGCAATTGACAAGCCCTGTGAGAAAAGATCAAGGACTTTCCTGCAATCGGAAGATAATTTTTCGAAACAATTTTGGTAGAATAAAAGCCGCTCATTTTTTTCATGAATTGTACTAATATCGCCATCAAGGTCAATAATATCCTCATTTTCTGTTACCCTCACAACCCACTTTCGCCTGTTCAGTTCTTTAAGCCACAGGTACCTCGAAACCGAATATAGGTATGTTCCTACAGAACAGGTCAACACCAGTTTGTTTTGCCTGCTTTTCTGAAACATAACCAGCAAGGCGTCCTGAAAGAGGTCCTGTGCATCCGCTTCACTGCCGCTGTTAGAAATTACAAGCCTTCGGATTCCCTGGAAAAACAGCCGGTAAAATTCTTTCAGGATTTTCTCATCCTGTTGGATCAGTCCGTTAATTAAATCATTATCTGAAAAACTACCTGACCTCATTCAATGTTTAATACCTTGAGATGTGAAAAAGTAACCCTTGATTACAAAAAAAATTTTTGTTGCTTCATGTAAATATAATCAAAGATTCCGTATAAAAAATCACTACCTGTAAGCATCAATAGGCTGGCATGAACAAACAAGGTTACGATCACCAAAGGCATCATCCACACGGCTTACTGAAGGCCAGAATTTATTGCGCTCCGACCATGCATCCGGGAAGGCGGCCTGTTTTCTCGTATAGGAATGTTCCCATGTATCGGCAATTACCCTGAGCTGGGTATGAGGTGCGTTCTTAAGCATATTGTCTGCTTTGTTGCCGGATTGTATGATCCACTGTATTTCATTAAAAATTGAAACCAGGGCATTGGCAAACCGGTCAAGTTCATAAAGCGATTCGCTTTCGGTGGGTTCAACCATCAGCGTTCCGTGTACCGGGAAAGAAAGCGTGGGTGCATGGAATCCATAATCCATCAGGCGCTTTGCAATATCAGTTTCCGTAACATCCGAAAGAGGTTTGAATCCGCGGCAATCCAGGATCATTTCATGTCCTACAAAACCGTTCGCACCGGTATAAAGTACTTTATAAAAGTCTTTAAGGCATGCAGCCAGGTAGTTAGCATTCAGTATGGCAATTTTGGTTGACATAGTAAGTCCTTCTCTTCCCAGGAGCGTGCAGTAAGCATGAGAAATCACAAGGATTCCTGCACTTCCCCAGGGTGCGGATGCAACGGTTATGCCATCGGTGCCATCCAGGTGAACCACCGGGTGACCGGGCAGGAATTCAACAAGGTGAGGTGCAACGGCGATGGGGCCTTCACCGGGACCACCCCCTCCGTGAGGAATGGCAAAGGTTTTATGAAGGTTCAGGTGACACACGTCGGCGCCGATGGCAACCGGGTTGGTGAGCCCAACCTGTGCGTTCATATTGGCTCCGTCCATATACACCTGTCCGCCGAATTCATGGATCAGCGATGCCATTTCGCGGATAGCGCTTTCGAAAACACCATGTGTGGAAGGGTAGGTGACCATGAATGCAGCAAGGTTGTCCTTATGCTGTTCGGCTTTTGCTCTAAGGTCAGCCACATCAATATTTCCCCTGTCATCACAATTCACAACAACTACTTTAAAGCCTGCCATGGCAGCACTGGCAGGGTTGGTACCATGCGCCGATGAAGGAATGAGAACAATATCCCTGTGTTTCTGGTTGCGGCTTTCATGATATTGCTTTATTACAAGCAACCCGCTGTATTCGCCGGCAGCTCCTGAATTGGGCTGGAACGATACCCCGGCAAATCCGGTTATCTTTTTAAGGAAATCACCAAGTTCCGAGAAAATAGTATGATAGCCTTTTGCCTGGTCAACCGGCACGAAAGGATGCATATTACCCAACTCAGGCCAGCTTAGCGGAAGCATTTCAATGGCAGCATTAAGCTTCATGGTGCATGAACCCAGTGGGATCATTCCATGAACCAGGGAATAATCTTTTGTTTCGAGGTGTTTGATATACCTCATCATTTCGGTTTCGCTTGAATAGCGGCTGAACAGGGTAAGATTCATGTATGAATCGCTCCGGAGGAAGCTGTCAGCGAGTGCTTTTCCTTTTAATATAACGGTTACAGGTGATTTTGAAAGCGCTGAAGCGAAAATATCAGCCACAGTCTGAACCTGTTTTTCCGATACGGTTTCATCCATACTGATGCCAAGGGTTCCATCTTCAAAATACCTGAAATTGAATTCGCGTTCAAGGGCTATTTTCCTGATAGTATCTGTGGTAACACCCGACGGTAATTGTACATGCAGTGTGTCAAAGAATTCGCCGTTCAGTTCCTTGCAGCCCAGGGTGGTTAGCGCATCCCTTAAAGCGGCCGCTTTGCTGTGGATCGAGGAGGCAATTGTATACAGACCTTCACGGCCATGATACACGGCATACATTCCGGCCATTGTAGCCAGGAGGGCCTGTGCCGTACAAATATTTGAAGTGGCTCTTTCCCGCTTGATATGCTGTTCGCGGGTTTGCAGTGCCATACGTAATGCAGGCTTTTTATCCACATCAACCGTTACACCGATTATTCTTCCGGGCATATACCTCTTATAAGCTTCCTTTGTGGCAAAATAGGCCGCATGAGGCCCCCCGTAATTTACAGGCACTCCGAAACGCTGGCTTGAACCGATAACGATATCGGCACCCCACTGGCCCGGAGGAACGAGCATTACAAGACTCATAATATCGGCTGCAACCGCTACAGGAACATTTACAGCATGAGCTTTTTCAACTATGCTGCGATAATCGGTAACCTTACCATCCCCGGCAGGATACTGAATCAGTATCCCAAACACCTGTGCCGGGTCAAGATCCATGACATTTCCGATGATTACATCAATTCCGAGAGCAGTTGCCCTTGTTTTTACAACACTTAAGGTTTGCGGAAAGATATTTTTGTCGACAAAAAATGTATTCACCCCATTGCATGCCTGTTCTTTGGGCCGTGAATTATAAAGCATGATCATGGCTTCGGCAGCTGCAGTTCCTTCATCAAGCAATGATGCGTTGGCAATCTCCATGCCGGTAAGCTCAAGAACAACAGTCTGAAAATTCAGCAGTGCCTCAAGTCTTCCCTGTGAAATTTCCGCCTGGTAAGGAGTATAGGAGGTATACCATGCAGGGTTTTCGAGAATATTTCTTTGAATTACAGCGGGCAATACAGTTCCATAGTAACCCATACCGATAAGCGATGTAAACAGCTTATTTTCAGAGGCAATCTTTTTGATTTTGCTGTAATATTCCTGTTCACTGATGCCTTCGGGAACATCCGGTTCATTTTTAAGCCTGATGTCGGCCGGAATGGTTTTATCGATCAGTTCATCAAGAGATGACACACCGATTTTTTTCAGCATAACATCCATATCAGCCTTTCGGGGGCCTATATGTCTGAAAACAAAATGATTGTTATTCATTGATTTATTTATCATTGATTGGTAAAGAATTCGGGATTAAAATTGATTGCAAAGTTCAGTTTAAAAAAGGATTTGTATCATGTTCCCTTCCAATTGTTGTATAGGGGCCGTGGCCGGGCCATACTACGGTCTCGTGCGGAAGGATCAATAATTTTTCGCGGATACCTTTTATTAGCAATTCGTGATTTCCGCCGGGAAGATCGGTTCTGCCCACACTTCCATTGAAGAGCACATCACCGCAGATGGCAAAATGATCAGAACCCGAATAAAAACAGATACTGCCCGGGGAATGGCCGGGGACATGGATAATTTGAAGGGATGAATTTCCGAAACGTACAGTGTCATTTTCATCGATAAACCGGTCGGGTTTGGGTGTTCTCCCCACCGTGAAACCAAAAATACCGGCATACTGGGAGACATTTTCAACAAGGGGCAGATCGTTTTTATGCATTGCCAGGTCACACGAATAGGCCGTCTTAATGGCGGTTAAGCCAAAAATATGATCAAAATGACCATGGGTAAGAAGAATGGCCACCGGTTTCAATTTGTTGCCATCGATAAACCCCGTAAGTTGTTTCTCCTGCTGGGGTGTATTACAGCCCGGATCGATAATCACACATTCTGAAGTTTCATCATACAATACGAAAGAATTTACGCCTAACTCATTAAATGCGAAATTTTTTAATTTAATCATGTTATCAAAAGTATTACTATTGTTTGCCTCCGAGCATAGGAACAAAAACAAATGAGCCGTGTTCCGTCTTTCTATACTCCGATTCCCCTGTTTTTTCAATAAGTGTCATTACCTGTGAATTACCGGTGCCGACAGGAACAACGAGACGGCCTCCCGTCTTCAGCTGATCCAGAAGGACAGTTGGAATATCAGGTGCTGCCGCTGTTATTAATATGCGGTCAAACGGCCCGTAGGTAGGCAACCCCTGGTAGCCATCCCCGTAAAAGAAATTCACCCTGTAATTAAGGGAGTTCAGGAGCATCTGCGATTTAAGATAAAGCTCCCTGTGTCTTTCTATTGTAAACACCTTAACGCCGAGTTCCGCCAGCACGGCAGCCTGGTAACCAGAGCCTGTGCCCACTTCAAGAATTTTCTGCCCCGGCTCAGTTTTCAAAAGTTCACTCTGAAAAGCGACCGTGAAAGGTTGTGAGATCGATTGTCCTGCATCAATAGGAAACGCCTGGTCGCGATAGGCAAACTTAATGAATCCGCTGTCCATGAACAGGTGCCTTGCAACTTTTCCGATTGCATTTAAAACTCTTTCATCCTTGATTCCTTTAAGTCTGATTTCCTCAACCAACTTCTTTCGCAGGCCTTTGTGCTGAAAACTGTCCTCCATATACCTTGTAATCCGTGCTGTTTTATAAACAAAATTAGTTGATAAGTTCGATCTAAAAAAAATATCATCTATTTCTAAATGATCTATGTTTGCCTCAAAAGCCGGATGAATGATAAATGTAGGAATTGCAGGCTCGTTATCAGCTGTCAACAGGCACAGTTATGCTCTTAATGCAATCCAGAACGTCCAACTTACAGGCACGCTGGATCCTTTGGAAAACAAGCACAACGAAAAAATAATCGAACAATCGGATGCGCTGATCATTACCGATCAGGGTGACCACTTTTTTGAACTGGCAGTGCGTGCCCTGAGGAGTGCAAAACATGTATACCTTTATCCATCGGTAGTTCAGTCGATGAACAATGTGAGCCAGCTTATCAAACTGGCCAGCGAAGCCAATGTAATTCTTAAATGCGGCCGTACATCGCAATCGGGTCTGAACAATCTTCTGAATAAATTACCCGATCTGAAAGATATGAGCATGATCGACCTGCAGCATGAAATCAGGATGGAAGAAAACAACCGGACGATGCAGGAAATTGTGCTTGGCGATATGGAACTGGTGGCTGACCTGATAAGGGCACGGAACACCTACATAAGGGCAAAAGGACTGAATATAGTTTCAGTAAGGCCTGAAATCATAAATGCCAGGCTTGAATTTGACAATGGCAGTGCGGTAAATTATTATTGTAACATCCTTGGCACCCAGAATTTGCATCACTTTACACTGGCATGTAAAGATAACATACTGAAGTACAATATACTGACAAAAGAACTTACTGGCTGGACACTTAAACGTACAGGTAATCTAAACGAAAATCCTATCTTTATCGGGAATTTTCAGGTAGAGCAAGCAGATTATCTGGCTGACGATTTACGACGTTTTTTCAATTTAATCCATTCGGGTCCGGCATTCCCGTCCATCTATGACAATGGGTTTGAATCTTTTTTGCTGGCAGACCGGATTCTCGAAAAGGTGTCAAAAACCCTTGTTCAATTCGCCTGATATTCCTATTTTCAAAATTATGGTTTACGGGATGTTATGAACAGAAGACTTCAGTTACTAGCTTATTTAGCTTCTGACATTGTTAGCGGTATTGTTGGATGGTGTTTATTTTATTTCTACTGGAAACATATCTTGACCCAGGCAGATCCAGCTTACCTCAGCTCTCTCACACAGAAATTTATTATCGGCCTGTTTACAGTTCCTTTTATCTGGCTATTAATTTATTTCCTGTCCGGATATTACAATGATGTTATCCGGAAATCACGACTTCTTGAATTATGGCAGACTGCAGGCAACGTTTTTACCGGTTCTGTCATCATATATATAATCTTTGGTATACATAAGTCGTATCTTATTGATTTCAGAGGGACGTTTTCACCATTTTTTACCCTGTTTTTGTTTGAGTTCATGACAACGTATATTCCGAGGCTGATTATTACGACAATCACTTCACACAAGGTTCATAGCGGGAAGATCGGGTTTAACACCCTTCTCATCGGGAGCAGTGCCAAAGCACTTGAAACCTGGAAGGAGGTGACTGGTCAGAAAAGAAGCAATGGAAATAAATTTATTGGTTTTGTGAGTGTTAATAACGGAACCAATATTGATCTCGAAAAAAAATTGCCTTATTTGGGAAAAATTGACGACATCCACAATATTATATATGAAAACAACGTTGAGGAAGTAATCATTGCCATCGAGTACTCGGAACATGATATGATTAACCTCATCATTAATAAACTGGTGAACGTGGATGTAGAAATTAAGGCAATACCCAGCTTGTACGATATCCTGACAGGCCGCGTGAGAATGAGTTCAATCCTGGGAACTCCGCTGATATCCGTTTCACACAATCCGATGCCCGCATGGCAACAGAACATTAAAACGTTCCTCGACAGGTTAATTGCAGCTTTCGCCCTCATCATCAGCTTTCCGCTTTGTCTGTTTCTTGCAATAGGAATAAAGCTTACATCCAAAGGCCCTGTTTTTTATAGCCACGAAAGAGTGGGTAAATACGGCAAGCCTTTTAAAATCTACAAGTTTAGATCGATGTATGTGGATGCAGAAAAAGACGGCCCGGAACTTTCTTCAAAATCGGATGACCGAATAACCAGTTTTGGCAGGTTTATGCGGAGATCCAGGTTTGATGAAATACCCAATTTTTTAAATGTCCTTAAAGGTGATATGGCGCTTGTAGGCCCGCGTCCTGAAAGGAAACACTACATTGAACAGATTATCCGCACAGCACCTCA
The nucleotide sequence above comes from Bacteroidales bacterium. Encoded proteins:
- a CDS encoding CHAT domain-containing protein — protein: MLNSAKYLVICLALLYSEFTVSAETDSHLRYFSILNNDLRPAEARDQFQKALNQAIHSNATPEEILFLKSCFTFSCYNNREFTYEPLLNECIKALEGATNPLKKDLADVYLVIAQYNLFTDGDLDQSLKWLNNATRILKRDYAINNYRFGILSYLKGYLNNKRYNSFAASQFCRQAQKILKEHSSLSSWYYMTSDLLIEALYYYQIENNRIIIEDHRDIVTLIDVLLPEYERNNQSPSALYYYKARMIEDPDQKREIIDKCIRKAEEGSSARLSKILVMANLDKVIYYGYKDQVEKCQQSLNITKTFNKSSLTTEYTYCILALKGYTTKKYRRSLEYCQKALIAGSEGFNDTSIYVNPEPNQIKPFYTMIDVLTSKAFFLTRFNTDDLTNDIYAVEANELALKLMDRFAVDMEHEYEGLSMVDDRKKTLNNTVIYAKYLFDYLRKQEYLERAFYASEKSKMRILLAGTVRDQNMKEAGIPDSLLIKYTKLKNNISQAEHEISLLQKENKKIPYILTERLTGYYNLRDDLNYTLKANYPRYEKLRYNDGSVKIKDIVKYLAPDEAFIEYHLAYTGLYTFLITKDTFLVHHDVIDNTFIKQLNSLRKYIITNPLNQKGDDLRDFIKTSSWLYSYLIAPIYKDISGKRLIIVPGDNLTQIPFEVLLSKPDTSIRNYRDLPYLVKEFPISYAYSSAFLINDNSGDKHGKGMGIFIPDYSKLHNDSLFADLAGARFEASFLKKYKGSRLFKNRNATETAFKKKAPGFNILHIAAHTDIDSIQSGLSCFILDGATDTTDDGRLYSYEINESQLNAHLVVLSGCSTGYGRLMFSEGLVSLARSFFYTGVRTVVFTLWNIADDAGSKISTGFYGQMSEHQSLDIAMRNAKLEYLENADPLKSHPYYWAGYIVLGRTQSIELHKSRHIGWIAGIAGASLLISLVIIMRRKRKISLKAS
- a CDS encoding tetratricopeptide repeat protein → MQTTKLIEEYLEHSLTPGECEEVERMASTDSSFKDLIELHKEVNEAIADRKLANFNGLVQKIGRQYTKDGRKTFFSSPVFRIAAASVFVVALAVVLKFTVFVAENDRIYKLYYTQYNADVATRSAQDIQTRLDQSVTQYAKGNFQEALTNLDQVIAAQPDNYVALFYKGLTLMAQNSMNEAVVSFRQIPAQWDNLLSEQRDWYLALALLKNDRLPEAETVFKQIEQNNGYYSGKAKEILTKLSD
- a CDS encoding sigma-70 family RNA polymerase sigma factor, encoding MRSGSFSDNDLINGLIQQDEKILKEFYRLFFQGIRRLVISNSGSEADAQDLFQDALLVMFQKSRQNKLVLTCSVGTYLYSVSRYLWLKELNRRKWVVRVTENEDIIDLDGDISTIHEKNERLLFYQNCFEKLSSDCRKVLDLFSQGLSIAQITNQMGYKTEQHTKNRRYRCKLTLINSIRSAYDHHLINHANHQTD
- the gcvP gene encoding aminomethyl-transferring glycine dehydrogenase, translated to MNNNHFVFRHIGPRKADMDVMLKKIGVSSLDELIDKTIPADIRLKNEPDVPEGISEQEYYSKIKKIASENKLFTSLIGMGYYGTVLPAVIQRNILENPAWYTSYTPYQAEISQGRLEALLNFQTVVLELTGMEIANASLLDEGTAAAEAMIMLYNSRPKEQACNGVNTFFVDKNIFPQTLSVVKTRATALGIDVIIGNVMDLDPAQVFGILIQYPAGDGKVTDYRSIVEKAHAVNVPVAVAADIMSLVMLVPPGQWGADIVIGSSQRFGVPVNYGGPHAAYFATKEAYKRYMPGRIIGVTVDVDKKPALRMALQTREQHIKRERATSNICTAQALLATMAGMYAVYHGREGLYTIASSIHSKAAALRDALTTLGCKELNGEFFDTLHVQLPSGVTTDTIRKIALEREFNFRYFEDGTLGISMDETVSEKQVQTVADIFASALSKSPVTVILKGKALADSFLRSDSYMNLTLFSRYSSETEMMRYIKHLETKDYSLVHGMIPLGSCTMKLNAAIEMLPLSWPELGNMHPFVPVDQAKGYHTIFSELGDFLKKITGFAGVSFQPNSGAAGEYSGLLVIKQYHESRNQKHRDIVLIPSSAHGTNPASAAMAGFKVVVVNCDDRGNIDVADLRAKAEQHKDNLAAFMVTYPSTHGVFESAIREMASLIHEFGGQVYMDGANMNAQVGLTNPVAIGADVCHLNLHKTFAIPHGGGGPGEGPIAVAPHLVEFLPGHPVVHLDGTDGITVASAPWGSAGILVISHAYCTLLGREGLTMSTKIAILNANYLAACLKDFYKVLYTGANGFVGHEMILDCRGFKPLSDVTETDIAKRLMDYGFHAPTLSFPVHGTLMVEPTESESLYELDRFANALVSIFNEIQWIIQSGNKADNMLKNAPHTQLRVIADTWEHSYTRKQAAFPDAWSERNKFWPSVSRVDDAFGDRNLVCSCQPIDAYR
- a CDS encoding MBL fold metallo-hydrolase encodes the protein MIKLKNFAFNELGVNSFVLYDETSECVIIDPGCNTPQQEKQLTGFIDGNKLKPVAILLTHGHFDHIFGLTAIKTAYSCDLAMHKNDLPLVENVSQYAGIFGFTVGRTPKPDRFIDENDTVRFGNSSLQIIHVPGHSPGSICFYSGSDHFAICGDVLFNGSVGRTDLPGGNHELLIKGIREKLLILPHETVVWPGHGPYTTIGREHDTNPFLN
- a CDS encoding protein-L-isoaspartate(D-aspartate) O-methyltransferase, with product MEDSFQHKGLRKKLVEEIRLKGIKDERVLNAIGKVARHLFMDSGFIKFAYRDQAFPIDAGQSISQPFTVAFQSELLKTEPGQKILEVGTGSGYQAAVLAELGVKVFTIERHRELYLKSQMLLNSLNYRVNFFYGDGYQGLPTYGPFDRILITAAAPDIPTVLLDQLKTGGRLVVPVGTGNSQVMTLIEKTGESEYRKTEHGSFVFVPMLGGKQ
- a CDS encoding sugar transferase, encoding MNRRLQLLAYLASDIVSGIVGWCLFYFYWKHILTQADPAYLSSLTQKFIIGLFTVPFIWLLIYFLSGYYNDVIRKSRLLELWQTAGNVFTGSVIIYIIFGIHKSYLIDFRGTFSPFFTLFLFEFMTTYIPRLIITTITSHKVHSGKIGFNTLLIGSSAKALETWKEVTGQKRSNGNKFIGFVSVNNGTNIDLEKKLPYLGKIDDIHNIIYENNVEEVIIAIEYSEHDMINLIINKLVNVDVEIKAIPSLYDILTGRVRMSSILGTPLISVSHNPMPAWQQNIKTFLDRLIAAFALIISFPLCLFLAIGIKLTSKGPVFYSHERVGKYGKPFKIYKFRSMYVDAEKDGPELSSKSDDRITSFGRFMRRSRFDEIPNFLNVLKGDMALVGPRPERKHYIEQIIRTAPHYLHLLKVKPGITSWGQVKFGYAENVDQMIQRLKYDLIYLDNMSLFVDFKIIIYTVLIIIKRKGI